Proteins found in one Mixophyes fleayi isolate aMixFle1 chromosome 8, aMixFle1.hap1, whole genome shotgun sequence genomic segment:
- the MGAT3 gene encoding beta-1,4-mannosyl-glycoprotein 4-beta-N-acetylglucosaminyltransferase isoform X1 — MIKGISNLSYRRKSNISYMINEVKLGRYCECAVNMLCFRMKMRWHKMFLLLCMGGLCVISVLHFLKALSYVSLSRDLVALSPNFISGFFWESRPLMPQLAERTDDGTQVLRTAGYYRPPQILFQQPKPPPSKHGEGINTDELHLKEFVLQEDTTEYFVRTKSGGVCFRQGTKSLDRLPSEKPERTSPRKVSPGIARQQQPQTQRRRKWVECVCLPGWHGPSCGVPTVVQHSNLPTKDRLTPRLKPRRVINAININHEFDLLETRFHELEGAVDVFLICESNFTAYGEARPLLFRQMLLNGTLDYIKSKVVYVFLNHFPEGGKQDGWIADDYLRTFLTRNGISRLRNLRDDDLFIIDDADEIPSKEGVLFLKLYDGWTEPIAFHMRKSLYGYFWKQPGTLEVISGCTVGMLCSVYGTDGIRLRRREYYTMPNFRQYENKTGHILVQWSLGSPLHFAGWHCSWCFPPEGIHFKLVSAQNGDFPRWGDYEDKRDLNYIRWLIKTGGWFDGTKQEYPAADPHEHMYAPKFIMENPQRFGYLLKNPYS; from the coding sequence GATGAAGATGAGGTGGCACAAGATGTTCCTGCTGCTTTGCATGGGTGGCCTGTGTGTGATATCTGTCCTCCACTTCCTGAAAGCACTGTCTTACGTTTCACTCTCCAGGGATTTGGTCGCTTTAAGTCCCAACTTCATTTCTGGCTTCTTCTGGGAGTCTCGGCCCTTGATGCCTCAACTTGCAGAAAGGACAGATGATGGCACCCAGGTACTACGCACCGCTGGCTACTATCGACCGCCTCAAATCTTGTTTCAACAACCCAAACCACCTCCTTCAAAACATGGTGAAGGTATCAACACAGATGAATTGCACCTGAAAGAATTTGTGTTGCAGGAGGATACAACAGAGTATTTTGTGAGAACTAAATCAGGCGGTGTATGCTTCAGACAAGGAACAAAGTCACTGGACCGCTTGCCTTCTGAGAAACCAGAACGAACATCTCCACGTAAGGTATCACCTGGCATTGCCCGGCAGCAGCAACCACAGACACAGCGGCGCAGGAAGTGGGTGGAGTGTGTCTGTTTGCCTGGCTGGCATGGACCTAGTTGTGGGGTTCCAACAGTTGTCCAGCACTCCAATCTCCCCACAAAGGACCGTCTAACACCACGTCTAAAACCACGTCGTGTTATCAATGCCAtcaacattaatcatgaatttgatcTTCTAGAGACACGATTCCATGAGTTGGAGGGGGCTGTGGATGTTTTCTTAATATGTGAATCGAACTTTACAGCCTATGGGGAGGCACGACCTCTCTTATTTCGCCAAATGCTCCTAAATGGAACTCTTGACTATATTAAATCCAAGGTGGTCTATGTTTTCTTAAACCATTTCCCAGAGGGTGGGAAGCAGGATGGATGGATAGCAGATGACTATCTGCGGACATTTCTAACTCGCAATGGGATTAGTCGATTGCGCAATTTACGAGATGATGACCTTTTTATCATAGATGATGCTGATGAGATTCCCAGCAAAGAGGGTGTGCTATTTCTTAAGCTTTATGATGGGTGGACAGAGCCCATTGCTTTTCACATGCGCAAATCACTCTATGGCTACTTTTGGAAGCAGCCAGGTACCCTGGAAGTGATTTCCGGCTGCACAGTTGGAATGCTTTGTTCCGTGTATGGCACAGACGGTATCCGCCTGCGCCGGCGGGAGTACTACACAATGCCCAACTTTCGTCAGTATGAGAATAAAACTGGGCACATTTTGGTTCAGTGGTCTTTGGGAAGCCCTTTACACTTTGCTGGCTGGCACTGCTCGTGGTGCTTTCCACCAGAAGGGATCCATtttaagctggtctctgcacaaaatGGGGATTTTCCAAGATGGGGGGACTATGAAGACAAAAGAGACCTAAACTACATCAGATGGCTCATAAAGACAGGGGGTTGGTTTGATGGAACCAAGCAAGAGTACCCAGCCGCTGACCCGCATGAGCACATGTATGCCCCTAAATTTATCATGGAAAACCCCCAACGTTTTGGATACTTACTTAAAAACCCTTATAGCTGA
- the MGAT3 gene encoding beta-1,4-mannosyl-glycoprotein 4-beta-N-acetylglucosaminyltransferase isoform X2, which yields MKMRWHKMFLLLCMGGLCVISVLHFLKALSYVSLSRDLVALSPNFISGFFWESRPLMPQLAERTDDGTQVLRTAGYYRPPQILFQQPKPPPSKHGEGINTDELHLKEFVLQEDTTEYFVRTKSGGVCFRQGTKSLDRLPSEKPERTSPRKVSPGIARQQQPQTQRRRKWVECVCLPGWHGPSCGVPTVVQHSNLPTKDRLTPRLKPRRVINAININHEFDLLETRFHELEGAVDVFLICESNFTAYGEARPLLFRQMLLNGTLDYIKSKVVYVFLNHFPEGGKQDGWIADDYLRTFLTRNGISRLRNLRDDDLFIIDDADEIPSKEGVLFLKLYDGWTEPIAFHMRKSLYGYFWKQPGTLEVISGCTVGMLCSVYGTDGIRLRRREYYTMPNFRQYENKTGHILVQWSLGSPLHFAGWHCSWCFPPEGIHFKLVSAQNGDFPRWGDYEDKRDLNYIRWLIKTGGWFDGTKQEYPAADPHEHMYAPKFIMENPQRFGYLLKNPYS from the coding sequence ATGAAGATGAGGTGGCACAAGATGTTCCTGCTGCTTTGCATGGGTGGCCTGTGTGTGATATCTGTCCTCCACTTCCTGAAAGCACTGTCTTACGTTTCACTCTCCAGGGATTTGGTCGCTTTAAGTCCCAACTTCATTTCTGGCTTCTTCTGGGAGTCTCGGCCCTTGATGCCTCAACTTGCAGAAAGGACAGATGATGGCACCCAGGTACTACGCACCGCTGGCTACTATCGACCGCCTCAAATCTTGTTTCAACAACCCAAACCACCTCCTTCAAAACATGGTGAAGGTATCAACACAGATGAATTGCACCTGAAAGAATTTGTGTTGCAGGAGGATACAACAGAGTATTTTGTGAGAACTAAATCAGGCGGTGTATGCTTCAGACAAGGAACAAAGTCACTGGACCGCTTGCCTTCTGAGAAACCAGAACGAACATCTCCACGTAAGGTATCACCTGGCATTGCCCGGCAGCAGCAACCACAGACACAGCGGCGCAGGAAGTGGGTGGAGTGTGTCTGTTTGCCTGGCTGGCATGGACCTAGTTGTGGGGTTCCAACAGTTGTCCAGCACTCCAATCTCCCCACAAAGGACCGTCTAACACCACGTCTAAAACCACGTCGTGTTATCAATGCCAtcaacattaatcatgaatttgatcTTCTAGAGACACGATTCCATGAGTTGGAGGGGGCTGTGGATGTTTTCTTAATATGTGAATCGAACTTTACAGCCTATGGGGAGGCACGACCTCTCTTATTTCGCCAAATGCTCCTAAATGGAACTCTTGACTATATTAAATCCAAGGTGGTCTATGTTTTCTTAAACCATTTCCCAGAGGGTGGGAAGCAGGATGGATGGATAGCAGATGACTATCTGCGGACATTTCTAACTCGCAATGGGATTAGTCGATTGCGCAATTTACGAGATGATGACCTTTTTATCATAGATGATGCTGATGAGATTCCCAGCAAAGAGGGTGTGCTATTTCTTAAGCTTTATGATGGGTGGACAGAGCCCATTGCTTTTCACATGCGCAAATCACTCTATGGCTACTTTTGGAAGCAGCCAGGTACCCTGGAAGTGATTTCCGGCTGCACAGTTGGAATGCTTTGTTCCGTGTATGGCACAGACGGTATCCGCCTGCGCCGGCGGGAGTACTACACAATGCCCAACTTTCGTCAGTATGAGAATAAAACTGGGCACATTTTGGTTCAGTGGTCTTTGGGAAGCCCTTTACACTTTGCTGGCTGGCACTGCTCGTGGTGCTTTCCACCAGAAGGGATCCATtttaagctggtctctgcacaaaatGGGGATTTTCCAAGATGGGGGGACTATGAAGACAAAAGAGACCTAAACTACATCAGATGGCTCATAAAGACAGGGGGTTGGTTTGATGGAACCAAGCAAGAGTACCCAGCCGCTGACCCGCATGAGCACATGTATGCCCCTAAATTTATCATGGAAAACCCCCAACGTTTTGGATACTTACTTAAAAACCCTTATAGCTGA